One genomic window of Papilio machaon chromosome 17, ilPapMach1.1, whole genome shotgun sequence includes the following:
- the LOC106716167 gene encoding conserved oligomeric Golgi complex subunit 2 isoform X2: MEKNNADFTLPPARGLCFDRNDFIKTNFSVDTFLTDHQNVASLEKMRDDLGVYLKVLRLAMIELINKDYANFVNLCATLIGFDKAIVKIQVPLEQLNEEVFSVKQCLEDAMKELSIWLNQRHSLLKKKQLLKHYSQTVNSLRTLETVFRDISDKNKLEQIIVAERTALLYNQLKFTFSKCENLLSSEQKELYNDIGGKLIHILNTLLFHFWNENDENNLLKTLLILTTLDRINETELLIRKQAIAPLLQDIINEPALQRSKDGLQGIYTKILALLETKLKLFLKVMQHSTLTFLAKKYIFLVNCFWCEVESRIEVNLASIFAPGNPQLFYKRYSESIQFVRKLEEYCTAEGTVQLLHDTIEYKSFQKRWNLPVYFQIRFQEIAGGFESSLNKSPTVENKDGFIHKETLKCWVSLHNCWSDGIYIEALAHKFWKLSLQLLARYASWSTSVCSQDSMQKLETTGINNTLIHNSLNIYVDTQTILQKLPSFLAHVESKIPIQNSKSLLKESLNSSIEILQQTESKIRDCIVNELYDNFNIQLKQVSDIPRLYRKTNRSIPTKPCPYIDVVTNSLREFNEVAVNKVDNLFLIGLYEALFNVMTVSYYKYVEDVLTSVQRTEESLRRLKQIRDMASQQNIESTGTTDGDKIRLQLNVDVLSYTRLAQSLSVEVHKVHKFNELSSMITEAVKNIEIK; this comes from the exons ATGGAAAAGAATAACGCCGACTTTACTTTGCCGCCGGCACGAGGCTTATGTTTCGATCGGAATGATTTCATCAAG aCAAATTTTTCCGTCGATACTTTTCTTACGGATCATCAAAATGTGGCCTCCTTGGAGAAAATGCGCGACGACCTAGGCGTGTATCTCAAAGTATTGAGGCTGGCTATGATagagttaattaataaagattacgCTAACTTCGTTAATCTATGTGCTACGTTGATTGGTTTTGATAAGGCTATAGTAAAAATTCAAGTGCCATTGGAGCAGCTAAATGAAGAAGTGTTT AGTGTGAAACAATGTTTAGAAGATGCAATGAAAGAGTTATCAATTTGGCTAAACCAAAGACACAGCCTgttgaagaagaaacaacTTCTCAAACACTACAGCCAAACAGTAAACAGTTTAAGAACATTGGAGACTGTATTTAGAGACATTTCAGACAAGAATAAATTGGAGCAAATTATTGTAGCCGAGCGCACTGCCTTATTAtacaatcaattaaaattcactttttcTAAATGTGAAAACTTACTTAGTTCTGAGCAAAAGGAATTATACAATGATATTGGtggaaaattaattcatattctAAATACATTGCTGTTTCATTTTTGGAATGAAAATGATGAAAATAATCttctaaaaacattattaatattgacaaCATTAGATCGTATAAATGAAACGGAATTATTAATACGAAAGCAAGCAATAGCTCCTTTATTACAGGACATTATAAATGAACCAGCTTTACAGAGAAGCAAGGATGGCTTGCAAGGCATTTACACCAAAATATTGGCATTATTAGAAACAAAactgaaattgtttttaaaagtaatgcAACATTCCACTTTAACATTTCTTgctaagaaatatatatttttagtgaattgtTTTTGGTGTGAAGTGGAAAGTAGAATAGAAGTAAATTTAGCATCTATCTTTGCACCGGGAAAtccacaattattttataagagatATAGTGAAAGTATACAGTTTGTCAGGAAATTGGAAGAATATTGTACCGCTGAAGGAACTGTTCAATTATTACATGATACAATAGAATATAAGAGTTTTCAAAAGAGATGGAATTTACCAgtgtattttcaaataagattTCAGGAGATTGCAG GTGGTTTTGAGTCATCATTGAATAAGAGTCCAACAGTTGAGAACAAAGATGGGTTTATTCATAAGGAAACACTAAAATGTTGGGTCAGTCTGCACAATTGTTGGTCAGATGGTATCTACATAGAAGCATTGGCGCATAAATTCTGGAAGCTATCATTGCAATTGCTTGCCAGATATGCATCATGGTCAACAAGTGTTTGTTCCCAG GATTCCATGCAAAAGTTGGAAACAACTGGCATAAACAACACATTAATACACAACAGTTTAAATATCTATGTAGACACTCAAACAATATTGCAGAAACTTCCAAGCTTTCTAGCGCATGTAGAAAGCAAAATACCAATCCAGAACAGTAAATCTCTGCTTAAAGAAAGCTTAAATTCTTCCATAGAAATCTTACAACAAActgaaagtaaaataagagATTGCATTGTAAATGAATTGTATGAcaatttcaatattcaattgaaacaagttAGTGACATACCAAGGCTCTATAGGAAAACCAACCGCAGTATACCTACGAAGCCCTGTCCTTATATTGATGTGGTTACAAATTCTCTTAGAGAATTTAATGAGGTTGCCGTGaataaagtagataatttgtttttaataggaCTTTATGAagctttatttaatgttatgacCGTTTC gTACTATAAATATGTAGAAGATGTTTTAACCTCAGTGCAGAGAACCGAAGAATCATTGAGAAGACTGAAACAAATACGTGACATGGCCTCACAGCAGAACATTGAGAGCACCGGTACTACGGATGGTGATAAGATCCGTTTACAACTGAATGTAGATGTGTTGTCGTACACAAGGCTGGCCCAGTCCCTATCTGTTGAAGTACATAAGGTACACAAGTTCAACGAACTCTCGTCTA
- the LOC106716167 gene encoding conserved oligomeric Golgi complex subunit 2 isoform X1 — MEKNNADFTLPPARGLCFDRNDFIKTNFSVDTFLTDHQNVASLEKMRDDLGVYLKVLRLAMIELINKDYANFVNLCATLIGFDKAIVKIQVPLEQLNEEVFSVKQCLEDAMKELSIWLNQRHSLLKKKQLLKHYSQTVNSLRTLETVFRDISDKNKLEQIIVAERTALLYNQLKFTFSKCENLLSSEQKELYNDIGGKLIHILNTLLFHFWNENDENNLLKTLLILTTLDRINETELLIRKQAIAPLLQDIINEPALQRSKDGLQGIYTKILALLETKLKLFLKVMQHSTLTFLAKKYIFLVNCFWCEVESRIEVNLASIFAPGNPQLFYKRYSESIQFVRKLEEYCTAEGTVQLLHDTIEYKSFQKRWNLPVYFQIRFQEIAGGFESSLNKSPTVENKDGFIHKETLKCWVSLHNCWSDGIYIEALAHKFWKLSLQLLARYASWSTSVCSQQDSMQKLETTGINNTLIHNSLNIYVDTQTILQKLPSFLAHVESKIPIQNSKSLLKESLNSSIEILQQTESKIRDCIVNELYDNFNIQLKQVSDIPRLYRKTNRSIPTKPCPYIDVVTNSLREFNEVAVNKVDNLFLIGLYEALFNVMTVSYYKYVEDVLTSVQRTEESLRRLKQIRDMASQQNIESTGTTDGDKIRLQLNVDVLSYTRLAQSLSVEVHKVHKFNELSSMITEAVKNIEIK, encoded by the exons ATGGAAAAGAATAACGCCGACTTTACTTTGCCGCCGGCACGAGGCTTATGTTTCGATCGGAATGATTTCATCAAG aCAAATTTTTCCGTCGATACTTTTCTTACGGATCATCAAAATGTGGCCTCCTTGGAGAAAATGCGCGACGACCTAGGCGTGTATCTCAAAGTATTGAGGCTGGCTATGATagagttaattaataaagattacgCTAACTTCGTTAATCTATGTGCTACGTTGATTGGTTTTGATAAGGCTATAGTAAAAATTCAAGTGCCATTGGAGCAGCTAAATGAAGAAGTGTTT AGTGTGAAACAATGTTTAGAAGATGCAATGAAAGAGTTATCAATTTGGCTAAACCAAAGACACAGCCTgttgaagaagaaacaacTTCTCAAACACTACAGCCAAACAGTAAACAGTTTAAGAACATTGGAGACTGTATTTAGAGACATTTCAGACAAGAATAAATTGGAGCAAATTATTGTAGCCGAGCGCACTGCCTTATTAtacaatcaattaaaattcactttttcTAAATGTGAAAACTTACTTAGTTCTGAGCAAAAGGAATTATACAATGATATTGGtggaaaattaattcatattctAAATACATTGCTGTTTCATTTTTGGAATGAAAATGATGAAAATAATCttctaaaaacattattaatattgacaaCATTAGATCGTATAAATGAAACGGAATTATTAATACGAAAGCAAGCAATAGCTCCTTTATTACAGGACATTATAAATGAACCAGCTTTACAGAGAAGCAAGGATGGCTTGCAAGGCATTTACACCAAAATATTGGCATTATTAGAAACAAAactgaaattgtttttaaaagtaatgcAACATTCCACTTTAACATTTCTTgctaagaaatatatatttttagtgaattgtTTTTGGTGTGAAGTGGAAAGTAGAATAGAAGTAAATTTAGCATCTATCTTTGCACCGGGAAAtccacaattattttataagagatATAGTGAAAGTATACAGTTTGTCAGGAAATTGGAAGAATATTGTACCGCTGAAGGAACTGTTCAATTATTACATGATACAATAGAATATAAGAGTTTTCAAAAGAGATGGAATTTACCAgtgtattttcaaataagattTCAGGAGATTGCAG GTGGTTTTGAGTCATCATTGAATAAGAGTCCAACAGTTGAGAACAAAGATGGGTTTATTCATAAGGAAACACTAAAATGTTGGGTCAGTCTGCACAATTGTTGGTCAGATGGTATCTACATAGAAGCATTGGCGCATAAATTCTGGAAGCTATCATTGCAATTGCTTGCCAGATATGCATCATGGTCAACAAGTGTTTGTTCCCAG CAGGATTCCATGCAAAAGTTGGAAACAACTGGCATAAACAACACATTAATACACAACAGTTTAAATATCTATGTAGACACTCAAACAATATTGCAGAAACTTCCAAGCTTTCTAGCGCATGTAGAAAGCAAAATACCAATCCAGAACAGTAAATCTCTGCTTAAAGAAAGCTTAAATTCTTCCATAGAAATCTTACAACAAActgaaagtaaaataagagATTGCATTGTAAATGAATTGTATGAcaatttcaatattcaattgaaacaagttAGTGACATACCAAGGCTCTATAGGAAAACCAACCGCAGTATACCTACGAAGCCCTGTCCTTATATTGATGTGGTTACAAATTCTCTTAGAGAATTTAATGAGGTTGCCGTGaataaagtagataatttgtttttaataggaCTTTATGAagctttatttaatgttatgacCGTTTC gTACTATAAATATGTAGAAGATGTTTTAACCTCAGTGCAGAGAACCGAAGAATCATTGAGAAGACTGAAACAAATACGTGACATGGCCTCACAGCAGAACATTGAGAGCACCGGTACTACGGATGGTGATAAGATCCGTTTACAACTGAATGTAGATGTGTTGTCGTACACAAGGCTGGCCCAGTCCCTATCTGTTGAAGTACATAAGGTACACAAGTTCAACGAACTCTCGTCTA